The following coding sequences are from one Campylobacter sp. RM16187 window:
- a CDS encoding response regulator transcription factor: MRILLLEDDFNYRESVSEYLQVLGYEVDEAPDGQVACDKISKNFYHLLILDIKVPHISGHEVIKYAKDIGLQTPIMIMTSLVDINNLSVGYELGCNEYLKKPFELAELKFRVNELMRKYHGKDDKNLIAIDEDSRLDTIKKQLHFKDKVIELSLKEFDLIECLLYHKNSFVGVETIRAEVWGDKEIDSADIRMHVLKIRQKTKPDFIVSSRGLGYKIDVKQS, translated from the coding sequence GTGAGAATCCTACTTTTAGAGGATGATTTTAATTACAGAGAGAGTGTCTCGGAATATCTTCAAGTCTTAGGCTATGAGGTTGACGAGGCACCCGATGGGCAGGTGGCTTGTGATAAGATATCAAAAAACTTCTACCACCTGCTTATTCTTGATATAAAGGTTCCGCATATAAGCGGACACGAAGTTATAAAATATGCAAAAGACATTGGTCTTCAAACCCCGATAATGATTATGACCTCTCTTGTAGATATTAATAATTTATCCGTCGGCTACGAGCTTGGTTGCAATGAATATCTAAAAAAACCTTTTGAATTGGCTGAACTTAAATTTAGAGTTAATGAGCTAATGCGTAAATATCATGGAAAAGATGATAAAAATTTAATCGCCATAGACGAAGATTCTAGGCTTGACACTATTAAAAAACAGTTGCATTTTAAAGATAAAGTAATAGAGCTTAGCTTGAAGGAATTTGACCTGATAGAGTGCTTGCTGTATCATAAAAATAGTTTTGTCGGAGTTGAGACTATAAGGGCCGAGGTTTGGGGTGATAAAGAGATAGATTCGGCGGATATTAGAATGCATGTTCTTAAAATTCGTCAAAAAACAAAGCCTGATTTTATCGTTTCTTCCCGCGGACTCGGCTATAAAATAGATGTTAAACAATCTTAA
- a CDS encoding HIT family protein, whose protein sequence is MIYQDEFINIERENSEIPWIKIFTNTPYVELSDCDEATRNRLFEAILIAEKTMIQFYKPKKINIASFANYLPRIHFHVMARFENDSFFPESMWGKKQREGSLELPNFNEFKEILVKSLENE, encoded by the coding sequence ATGATATATCAAGATGAATTTATAAATATAGAACGCGAAAATAGTGAAATACCTTGGATTAAAATTTTTACAAATACTCCTTACGTTGAGCTTAGCGATTGTGATGAAGCCACTAGAAATAGGCTTTTTGAAGCAATTTTAATAGCAGAAAAGACAATGATTCAATTTTATAAACCAAAAAAAATAAATATAGCAAGCTTTGCAAACTATCTTCCAAGGATACATTTTCATGTGATGGCGAGATTTGAAAACGATAGCTTCTTTCCAGAGTCTATGTGGGGTAAAAAACAACGCGAAGGATCGCTTGAGCTGCCAAATTTTAATGAGTTTAAAGAAATTTTAGTAAAGAGTCTAGAGAATGAATAA
- the glmS gene encoding glutamine--fructose-6-phosphate transaminase (isomerizing) yields the protein MCGIVGYIGSGEKRDIILNGLKELEYRGYDSAGMAVMSENEINYFKAVGKLENLAQKTKDFSSIGKGVAIGHTRWATHGKPTEINAHPHFGEHSFVVHNGIIENYKEIKDELEDKGVKFLSQTDTEVIVHLFEANLRELDDVFKAYEKTISRLQGAYATLLITKLAPNKIFFAKDAAPMAIAKGENNELFFASSDAALIGIAKEVMYLDDKNYGFISIDEIKIYKHAQAISPAFVPLPRDKSYAQKEGYRFFMEKEIYEQSTVVAECMMGRIKNKNIELEGLSNEYLANIDDIVLCACGTSYHAALTASYLFERLADLRAKVEIASEFRYRKPKLNKNSLFIAISQSGETADTLEALKIAKDTGLKTLAICNVDNSSIVRLADTTLLTRAGIEKGVASTKAFATQLILLWMLALQSANARKSIAKEDLESEINALLHVPTILNISTNLQEKIRRLSKHYLHGHGFFFIGRDIFYPLALEGALKLKEISYLHAEGYPSGEMKHGPIALADERLFTIALMPKNSLYEKTKSNVEELAARDAYILAISPQEFELSDDFIKTSEQSHVMSEFFEMMIILQIFALEIAVRLGNDVDMPRNLAKSVTVE from the coding sequence ATGTGTGGAATAGTAGGCTACATAGGTAGCGGTGAAAAAAGAGATATTATTTTAAACGGACTAAAAGAGCTTGAATACCGCGGATACGACAGTGCCGGTATGGCGGTAATGAGCGAAAACGAGATTAATTATTTTAAAGCGGTTGGAAAACTTGAAAATTTGGCTCAAAAAACAAAGGACTTTAGCTCTATAGGCAAAGGTGTGGCCATAGGGCACACTCGCTGGGCTACCCATGGGAAACCAACAGAAATAAACGCTCATCCACATTTTGGCGAGCACTCTTTCGTAGTGCATAACGGAATTATAGAAAATTATAAAGAGATTAAAGATGAGCTTGAAGATAAAGGCGTAAAATTCTTAAGCCAAACAGATACCGAGGTCATAGTTCATCTATTTGAAGCCAATTTAAGAGAGCTTGATGACGTTTTTAAGGCGTATGAAAAGACAATATCAAGACTTCAAGGAGCCTATGCGACTCTGCTTATCACAAAACTTGCTCCTAATAAGATATTTTTTGCTAAAGACGCTGCGCCTATGGCTATAGCAAAAGGCGAAAATAACGAGCTATTTTTCGCATCTTCTGACGCCGCACTAATAGGAATAGCAAAAGAGGTAATGTATTTAGATGACAAAAACTACGGATTTATAAGCATTGATGAGATAAAAATATATAAGCATGCCCAAGCTATTTCACCTGCATTCGTGCCACTTCCAAGAGACAAGAGCTATGCTCAAAAAGAGGGGTATAGATTCTTTATGGAAAAAGAAATTTACGAACAAAGCACCGTGGTTGCAGAGTGCATGATGGGGCGAATCAAAAACAAAAATATAGAGCTTGAAGGACTTAGTAACGAATATCTGGCAAATATCGATGATATAGTGCTTTGTGCATGCGGAACAAGCTATCATGCAGCACTTACGGCCAGCTATCTCTTTGAGCGATTGGCCGACTTAAGAGCAAAAGTAGAAATAGCCAGCGAATTTCGCTACCGTAAGCCAAAGCTAAATAAAAATTCTCTATTTATAGCAATAAGCCAAAGCGGAGAGACGGCAGACACCCTAGAAGCGTTAAAAATCGCAAAAGATACCGGACTAAAGACTCTGGCGATATGCAACGTCGATAACTCATCCATAGTTCGCTTGGCAGATACTACCCTGCTAACTCGCGCCGGTATAGAAAAAGGCGTAGCCAGCACAAAGGCTTTTGCAACCCAACTAATACTTCTATGGATGCTTGCATTACAAAGCGCAAACGCTAGAAAAAGCATAGCAAAAGAAGATCTTGAAAGCGAAATAAACGCCCTGCTTCATGTGCCTACAATACTAAATATCAGTACAAATTTACAGGAAAAAATCCGCCGCTTATCTAAACATTATCTTCATGGGCACGGATTTTTCTTTATTGGACGCGATATTTTCTATCCGCTTGCACTTGAGGGTGCTTTAAAACTAAAAGAAATTTCATATCTGCATGCAGAAGGCTATCCGTCGGGCGAAATGAAACACGGACCTATCGCGCTTGCGGACGAGAGATTATTCACTATAGCACTCATGCCAAAAAATAGCCTATACGAAAAGACAAAGAGTAATGTCGAAGAGCTTGCCGCAAGAGACGCCTACATCCTAGCAATTAGTCCGCAAGAATTTGAATTAAGCGATGATTTTATAAAAACAAGCGAACAATCTCATGTTATGAGCGAATTTTTTGAGATGATGATAATACTTCAAATTTTTGCTCTCGAAATCGCCGTTAGACTGGGCAATGATGTGGATATGCCAAGAAATCTTGCCAAAAGCGTTACCGTAGAATAA
- a CDS encoding cache domain-containing protein, with translation MNKKLAITFSVTGLILLVFLIFYWIEYTKELETENIKKFFDFQTKILNKNIEEEKLSAMTVAVLLSENENIKNCLLQNDRDGCLKALNQFTNILQKVPIYKNVKFHIHTADMKSFVRSWIPMHDDNLLSFRYMLKEVKKGAVADIEVGRGGVFVRAVAPIILSSKNSFLGSIEVLLDFEHLSDFFKDQGIDLFVLLKKSPGSPYQSQDNENMINDFYLINKDYANLNILPILQTINFNGQQFHKFNTHNFAIEPMNDTMGNKIGYFVIYFNSDQKERNLSKLNIWLK, from the coding sequence ATGAATAAAAAACTAGCAATTACTTTTTCTGTAACCGGTCTAATACTATTAGTATTTTTAATATTTTATTGGATTGAATACACAAAAGAGCTAGAAACGGAGAATATAAAGAAATTTTTTGATTTCCAAACTAAAATACTAAACAAAAATATAGAAGAAGAGAAGCTATCGGCAATGACGGTGGCGGTACTTTTATCAGAAAATGAAAATATCAAAAACTGCCTTTTGCAAAACGATAGGGATGGCTGTTTAAAGGCTCTGAATCAATTTACAAACATACTACAAAAAGTGCCTATATATAAAAATGTAAAATTTCATATTCATACGGCAGATATGAAAAGCTTTGTAAGAAGCTGGATACCGATGCACGATGACAATCTTTTGAGTTTTCGTTATATGCTAAAAGAGGTTAAAAAGGGAGCCGTGGCTGATATTGAGGTTGGAAGGGGAGGAGTCTTTGTAAGAGCTGTTGCACCGATTATTTTATCATCTAAGAACAGTTTCTTAGGAAGCATAGAGGTTTTGCTTGATTTTGAACATCTAAGTGACTTTTTCAAAGATCAAGGAATAGATCTCTTTGTGCTATTAAAAAAGAGTCCCGGCTCCCCATACCAAAGCCAAGACAATGAAAATATGATAAATGATTTTTATCTTATAAATAAAGATTATGCGAATTTGAATATTTTACCGATTTTACAGACAATCAATTTTAACGGGCAACAGTTTCATAAATTCAACACCCACAACTTTGCAATTGAGCCTATGAATGATACTATGGGCAATAAAATAGGCTATTTTGTAATATATTTTAATTCCGATCAAAAAGAAAGAAATTTATCAAAGCTAAATATATGGCTTAAGTAG
- the phsA gene encoding thiosulfate reductase PhsA: MNSSRRNFLKASTATGLMAMTYAPGTLGAVGAKALQASDKAVYSFCEMCSTRCPIEARVVDGKNIFIQGNGKVSGTATSVCARGGAGHSQLYDPQRLVKPLIRVGERGENKWREASWDEALDLVAKKMLEIKEKYGPESFVFTAKSSQTHKLMTTFASAYGSPNCFSHMSCCPITYRMVCEQMYGDGRLKRDFGNAKYIVNFGHNLFEGLVISDTKKVAKMAERDDTKFLVLEPRFSVIAAKADEWLPVKPGTDLAFVLALIHTWIKNGTYDKEFIEKFTIGFDKVVESTKDTTPQWQEKITGIPAKTVERIAGEIWKAAPKVIIDFGHKTTTAKAEYIRTRAIMVANAMMGNWEKKGGIFGGKNAKKYNSLAGEELIPAITNPDAAIKVPKTPRLDAAGEDGRNKFVGRSHGVLMEIPDAILREKPYPIKGWFNIRFNHMINVAGTDKTIESLKKLDFIVSSDVYMNDFSIYADVILPESTYLERDEGIEDKSSQKPAYMIRNKVIDPVGDTKNGYDIFRELARRMKIDEKYVNNTMDEWRMQQVKGNAELLAQLAKDGYVTWKVPGILFREQDSVKAFVKKFPHAEKFVGENGLMESQVKFKTDSGKIELFSEKVEAQFPTYGCLGNMEDNVKDMDVYGGHELTLMTGKTPIHTNGHTQNVPFLNDLMSDSPVWINPKTAKKYGVKTGDKVFLQNKFSKDKATIFVTEGIREDTLFLYHGFGHVSAGLERTDGVGTNQSKLLDPAAGPVCSTMVTNVGVDIVKA, translated from the coding sequence ATGAACAGTTCAAGACGAAATTTCTTGAAAGCTTCTACCGCGACCGGATTAATGGCTATGACCTATGCTCCTGGTACGCTTGGTGCCGTTGGAGCTAAAGCTTTGCAAGCAAGCGATAAGGCCGTTTATAGCTTTTGCGAGATGTGCTCTACTCGCTGTCCTATAGAGGCTAGAGTGGTTGATGGAAAAAATATTTTTATTCAAGGAAACGGCAAAGTTAGCGGAACTGCAACTTCAGTTTGCGCAAGAGGCGGCGCGGGACATAGCCAGCTATACGATCCGCAAAGACTTGTAAAACCTCTTATTAGAGTCGGTGAGCGCGGTGAGAATAAATGGCGCGAAGCTAGCTGGGACGAGGCTCTTGATCTAGTTGCTAAAAAGATGCTTGAGATCAAAGAAAAATACGGTCCTGAGAGTTTTGTATTTACCGCAAAATCAAGCCAAACTCATAAACTGATGACAACTTTTGCAAGTGCTTACGGCTCTCCAAACTGCTTTTCTCACATGTCCTGTTGTCCGATAACATATAGAATGGTATGTGAGCAAATGTATGGCGACGGAAGACTAAAAAGAGACTTCGGAAACGCAAAATATATCGTAAATTTCGGTCACAATCTCTTTGAAGGACTAGTTATATCAGATACTAAAAAAGTTGCGAAAATGGCTGAGAGAGACGATACTAAATTTTTAGTTCTTGAGCCAAGATTTAGCGTTATAGCAGCTAAAGCCGATGAGTGGCTACCTGTAAAACCTGGAACTGACCTAGCGTTTGTGTTAGCGCTTATTCATACATGGATCAAAAATGGAACTTATGATAAAGAGTTTATAGAGAAATTTACAATCGGCTTTGATAAAGTTGTAGAAAGCACTAAAGATACAACTCCGCAGTGGCAAGAAAAGATCACAGGAATTCCTGCTAAAACGGTTGAGAGAATTGCAGGCGAAATTTGGAAAGCGGCTCCAAAAGTAATCATAGACTTTGGTCACAAAACAACAACTGCAAAAGCTGAGTATATCCGCACAAGAGCTATCATGGTAGCAAACGCTATGATGGGTAACTGGGAGAAAAAAGGCGGAATTTTCGGCGGCAAAAACGCTAAGAAATATAACTCTTTAGCGGGCGAAGAGCTAATACCTGCTATCACAAACCCTGATGCCGCTATAAAAGTTCCAAAAACTCCAAGACTTGATGCTGCGGGCGAGGATGGAAGAAACAAATTCGTAGGCAGAAGCCACGGTGTTTTGATGGAAATTCCTGATGCAATATTAAGAGAAAAACCATATCCTATAAAAGGCTGGTTTAATATCAGATTTAACCACATGATAAACGTTGCTGGTACTGATAAGACGATAGAGAGCCTTAAAAAGCTTGACTTTATAGTAAGCTCTGACGTTTATATGAACGACTTTTCTATCTACGCTGATGTTATCTTGCCGGAAAGCACTTATCTTGAAAGAGATGAGGGAATCGAAGATAAATCAAGCCAAAAACCTGCTTATATGATAAGAAATAAAGTAATCGATCCGGTAGGCGATACAAAGAACGGCTATGATATCTTTAGAGAACTTGCAAGACGCATGAAGATAGATGAAAAATATGTAAACAACACTATGGATGAGTGGAGAATGCAGCAAGTTAAAGGTAACGCCGAGCTTCTAGCACAACTTGCAAAAGACGGCTACGTAACTTGGAAGGTGCCCGGAATCTTGTTTAGAGAACAAGATAGCGTAAAAGCGTTTGTTAAGAAATTTCCTCACGCAGAGAAATTTGTAGGCGAAAACGGACTTATGGAATCTCAGGTGAAATTTAAAACAGATAGCGGAAAGATCGAGCTATTTAGCGAAAAAGTTGAGGCGCAATTCCCTACTTACGGCTGCTTAGGAAATATGGAAGATAACGTTAAAGATATGGATGTTTATGGCGGACATGAGCTAACTTTAATGACAGGAAAAACTCCTATCCATACTAACGGTCACACTCAAAATGTTCCTTTCTTAAATGACCTTATGAGTGATTCTCCTGTGTGGATAAATCCAAAAACGGCTAAAAAATACGGAGTAAAGACTGGAGATAAGGTATTTTTACAAAATAAATTTTCAAAAGATAAGGCAACTATATTTGTAACAGAGGGTATTAGAGAGGATACTTTATTTTTATATCACGGATTTGGACACGTGTCCGCAGGTCTTGAAAGAACCGACGGAGTTGGAACAAACCAAAGCAAGCTGCTTGATCCTGCGGCAGGCCCGGTGTGCTCTACTATGGTTACAAATGTCGGCGTTGATATAGTGAAAGCTTAA
- a CDS encoding 4Fe-4S dicluster domain-containing protein — translation MKKAYRMVHNENLCIGCQACSVACRSENNVPNGVYRLQVHAKMSGTFPNLKTDFIRNSCVMCEDAPCVDVCPTGASFKTEDGLTLMDHSICVSCKYCVLACPYDARYVEPKTGEVDKCTFCFDTRVSQGDQPACVTVCPTDALAFGDLNDKNSEVSKILREKAHYYPKSELKTKPKLAMIANRKGGSHE, via the coding sequence ATGAAAAAAGCATATAGAATGGTTCATAATGAAAACCTTTGCATAGGATGCCAAGCTTGTTCGGTGGCTTGCAGAAGTGAAAATAACGTTCCAAACGGAGTTTATAGACTTCAAGTGCATGCAAAGATGAGCGGAACGTTTCCAAATTTAAAGACGGATTTTATAAGAAATAGCTGTGTTATGTGTGAAGATGCTCCTTGTGTGGATGTTTGTCCTACGGGAGCTAGTTTTAAGACCGAAGACGGACTTACTCTAATGGATCACAGCATCTGTGTATCTTGCAAATACTGTGTTCTTGCTTGTCCTTATGATGCTAGATATGTAGAGCCAAAAACGGGAGAGGTTGATAAATGTACTTTCTGTTTTGATACAAGAGTATCCCAAGGAGATCAACCTGCGTGTGTAACCGTATGTCCTACGGATGCGCTTGCATTTGGCGATCTAAACGATAAAAATAGTGAAGTAAGTAAAATTTTAAGAGAAAAAGCTCACTACTATCCAAAATCAGAGCTTAAAACTAAACCAAAACTAGCTATGATAGCAAACCGCAAAGGAGGAAGCCATGAATAA
- a CDS encoding sensor histidine kinase: MLNNLKIPIFSTLVIMVLFIFQSYEIINLSAKDEYSKNMFELLEYEGKIRHSLENNQTIPSSLIYKYGIYTYKEKKVVSNLEVTPSTFQFVTLQEKGYLFYKSYFQLEQNFYYLILAKKQNSARILFVTVLTLVFALIVVFVTLYLSFVSGIKPYKDAKKYMNNFFNDAMHELKTPLGVIGINLEMLGIDNKYTNRIKAALKQMQITYEDTEYYIKHSYILFPPEILNLSEFCLERASYMRGLAMSKNIKIYDFVEPDLKVFMNKIEAGRLIDNNLSNAIKYSPAGSIINLKLSLQSDWIVLEVEDFGEGIKDSNKIWKRYVRDEGVQGGFGLGLNIVAGICIKNGIEYSVTSELKKGSVFKYKFIPYSKHILD, from the coding sequence ATGTTAAACAATCTTAAAATACCTATTTTTTCTACTTTGGTAATAATGGTTTTATTTATTTTCCAAAGCTATGAGATTATAAATTTAAGCGCTAAAGACGAATATTCTAAAAATATGTTTGAATTGCTTGAATACGAGGGTAAAATACGCCATAGCCTAGAAAATAATCAAACTATTCCATCATCTTTGATATATAAATATGGAATTTACACTTACAAAGAGAAAAAAGTAGTATCAAATTTAGAGGTTACACCAAGCACCTTTCAGTTTGTAACCTTGCAAGAGAAAGGCTATCTCTTTTATAAGAGCTATTTTCAACTGGAACAGAATTTTTACTATCTGATTTTAGCCAAAAAGCAAAATAGTGCGAGAATTTTATTCGTAACGGTTTTAACCCTTGTATTTGCATTGATTGTGGTATTTGTTACGTTGTATCTATCTTTTGTAAGCGGCATTAAACCATATAAAGATGCAAAAAAATATATGAATAATTTTTTTAACGACGCTATGCACGAGCTTAAAACTCCGCTTGGAGTAATCGGCATAAATTTAGAGATGCTCGGAATAGATAATAAATACACAAACCGTATAAAAGCGGCTTTAAAACAGATGCAAATAACATACGAAGATACTGAATATTACATTAAGCACAGCTATATTTTATTTCCGCCTGAAATTTTAAATCTGAGCGAATTTTGCCTTGAGCGAGCTAGTTATATGAGGGGGCTTGCAATGTCTAAGAATATTAAAATTTATGACTTTGTAGAGCCTGATTTGAAGGTGTTTATGAATAAGATTGAGGCCGGAAGGCTTATAGATAACAACCTTAGTAATGCCATTAAATATAGTCCGGCAGGAAGTATTATAAATTTAAAACTAAGTCTTCAGAGTGATTGGATTGTGCTTGAAGTAGAGGATTTTGGCGAAGGCATTAAGGATTCTAATAAAATTTGGAAGCGTTATGTAAGAGATGAGGGCGTGCAAGGTGGCTTTGGACTAGGGCTTAATATAGTAGCGGGAATATGTATAAAAAACGGTATAGAATACTCCGTGACAAGCGAGCTCAAAAAAGGTAGTGTGTTTAAGTATAAATTTATTCCTTATTCTAAGCATATACTAGACTAA
- the nrfD gene encoding NrfD/PsrC family molybdoenzyme membrane anchor subunit: MNNMWGSVAQYNEIYWPWPIAVYLFLAGLSAGSMMVALLVKWNYHKQENDTIWDAMVKAGAIVAPITICVGLALLVFDLGKPLSFYWILLKYNFLSVMSIGVALLLVYTPFAFLFAIIIFEKEIEKHSILSILRPVSRIIRSFAPLAKTIETILFLLAIGVGVYTGFLLSAITKLPLWNTPILPILFLTSGFSSGVAANILVGLLCFKHLINKDNVKYLLVLDLRAVLFEIPLIAILFIGLYFEGGVSAVAAKQALTTGHYAIIFWLGVVGVGLATPILIAATALKNHAYRVGYIVANSVVVICGVILLRYYIVYAGQVFTGV, from the coding sequence ATGAATAATATGTGGGGAAGCGTTGCTCAATATAACGAAATTTACTGGCCGTGGCCGATCGCGGTATATCTATTTTTGGCGGGTCTTTCAGCGGGCTCTATGATGGTTGCGCTTTTGGTTAAGTGGAACTATCACAAACAAGAAAACGACACTATTTGGGATGCAATGGTAAAGGCTGGCGCTATTGTCGCACCTATTACTATCTGTGTCGGTTTAGCACTTCTTGTATTTGACCTTGGTAAGCCTCTTAGCTTTTATTGGATTTTGCTAAAGTATAACTTCTTGTCTGTTATGTCAATAGGTGTTGCCCTTCTTTTGGTTTACACGCCTTTTGCATTCTTGTTCGCTATTATAATATTTGAAAAAGAGATAGAAAAACACTCTATTTTAAGTATCTTAAGACCGGTTTCAAGAATTATTCGTTCGTTCGCACCTTTGGCTAAGACTATAGAGACTATTTTGTTCTTGCTAGCTATCGGAGTTGGAGTATATACAGGCTTCTTGCTAAGTGCGATTACTAAGCTTCCTTTGTGGAATACGCCTATATTGCCGATTCTATTCTTGACATCAGGCTTTAGTTCGGGTGTTGCGGCGAATATTTTAGTAGGCTTACTATGTTTTAAGCACTTAATAAACAAAGACAATGTGAAATATCTGCTAGTGCTAGATCTTAGAGCGGTATTGTTTGAGATTCCTTTGATAGCAATACTTTTCATAGGACTATATTTCGAGGGCGGCGTAAGTGCAGTTGCTGCAAAACAAGCTCTTACAACGGGACATTATGCTATAATCTTCTGGCTAGGCGTTGTTGGTGTCGGACTTGCAACTCCTATATTAATAGCAGCTACCGCTCTTAAAAATCACGCCTATAGAGTAGGGTATATCGTAGCCAACTCTGTTGTAGTAATCTGTGGCGTAATTTTATTAAGATACTATATTGTATATGCAGGGCAGGTATTCACAGGAGTTTGA
- a CDS encoding DJ-1/PfpI family protein, with protein MKIAIVVYDRINLVSLAEIWSLLSNLQTKHDVKICAFKSEIVDEHGLKIVPQIYSESLYGYDVVIIPDGLGVLSLRHDEIFLSWIRSAGRARLKIALDLGALIFGGAGFLEGRGACLRAGYKNAIGEYAKFINANMCEDGDIVTICELNSVTKDRLAEILI; from the coding sequence ATGAAAATAGCAATAGTTGTGTATGATAGGATAAATTTAGTAAGTTTGGCTGAAATTTGGAGTCTGCTTTCAAATTTACAAACAAAGCATGATGTTAAAATCTGCGCTTTTAAGAGTGAAATAGTAGACGAGCATGGACTAAAGATAGTGCCTCAAATTTACAGTGAGAGTTTGTATGGATATGACGTTGTTATTATTCCGGATGGACTTGGGGTGCTTAGCTTAAGACATGATGAAATTTTTCTAAGCTGGATTAGAAGTGCAGGCAGGGCTAGACTTAAAATAGCGCTTGACTTAGGAGCTTTGATTTTTGGAGGTGCAGGGTTTTTGGAAGGCAGAGGGGCTTGCCTTAGAGCCGGATACAAAAACGCTATTGGCGAATACGCTAAATTTATAAATGCAAATATGTGCGAAGATGGCGATATAGTAACTATTTGTGAGTTAAATAGTGTTACAAAAGATAGGTTGGCTGAAATTTTAATTTAG